A genomic region of Oryza glaberrima chromosome 1, OglaRS2, whole genome shotgun sequence contains the following coding sequences:
- the LOC127756919 gene encoding beta-galactosidase 1 — MMGRRGSSWCRWWVALLVLAVAADAVGCTSVSYDDRSLVIDGQRRIILSGSIHYPRSTPEMWPDLIKKAKEGGLDAIETYIFWNGHEPHRRQYNFEGNYDVVRFFKEIQNAGMYAILRIGPYICGEWNYGGLPAWLRDIPGMQFRLHNEPFENEMETFTTLIVNKMKDSKMFAEQGGPIILAQIENEYGNIMGKLNNNQSASEYIHWCADMANKQNVGVPWIMCQQDDDVPHNVVNTCNGFYCHDWFPNRTGIPKIWTENWTGWFKAWDKPDFHRSAEDIAFAVAMFFQMRGSLQNYYMYHGGTNFGRTSGGPYITTSYDYDAPLDEYGNLRQPKYGHLKELHSVLKSMEKTLVHGEYFDTNYGDNITVTKYTLDSSSACFINNRFDDKDVNVTLDGATHLLPAWSVSILPDCKTVAFNSAKIKTQTSVMVKKPNTAEQEQESLKWSWMPENLSPFMTDEKGNFRKNELLEQIVTSTDQSDYLWYRTSLNHKGEGSYKLYVNTTGHELYAFVNGKLIGKNHSADGDFVFQLESPVKLHDGKNYISLLSATVGLKNYGPSFEKMPTGIVGGPVKLIDSNGTAIDLSNSSWSYKAGLASEYRQIHLDKPGYKWNGNNGTIPINRPFTWYKATFEAPSGEDAVVVDLLGLNKGVAWVNGNNLGRYWPSYTAAEMAGCHRCDYRGAFQAEGDGTRCLTGCGEPSQRYYHVPRSFLAAGEPNTLLLFEEAGGDPSGVALRTVVPGAVCTSGEAGDAVTLSCGGGHAVSSVDVASFGVGRGRCGAYEGGCESKMAYEAFTAACVGKESCTVEITGAFAGAGCLSGVLTVQATC; from the exons TTTGGAACGGCCATGAGCCACACCGCCGCCAG TACAATTTTGAGGGTAACTACGATGTCGTCAGGTTCTTCAAGGAGATCCAGAATGCCGGCATGTACGCCATTCTTCGCATTGGCCCGTACATCTGTGGCGAATGGAACTATGG AGGACTTCCAGCTTGGCTACGCGACATCCCTGGAATGCAGTTTAGGCTGCATAATGAGCCTTTTGAg AATGAGATGGAGACATTCACCACTCTTATAGTTAACAAGATGAAGGATTCAAAAATGTTTGCTGAACAAGGAGGACCGATCATCCTTGCTCAG ATTGAGAATGAGTATGGAAACATCATGGGGAAATTAAACAACAACCAGTCTGCATCTGAATACATCCACTGGTGTGCTGACATGGCGAACAAGCAGAACGTCGGTGTCCCATGGATCATGTGTCAACAAGACGACGATGTGCCGCACAATGTG GTCAATACCTGTAATGGATTCTATTGCCATGACTGGTTTCCAAATAGGACAGGCATCCCTAAGATTTGGACAGAGAACTGGACTGgctg GTTCAAAGCTTGGGACAAGCCGGATTTCCATAGGTCAGCTGAAGACATTGCTTTTGCGGTTGCGATGTTCTTCCAAATGCGTGGATCTCTGCAAAATTACTATATG TACCATGGTGGAACCAACTTTGGTCGTACCTCCGGAGGTCCGTACATCACAACAAGCTATGATTATGATGCGCCTTTGGATGAGTATG GTAATCTCAGGCAACCCAAATATGGTCACTTGAAGGAACTCCACTCCGTGCTCAAGTCCATGGAGAAAACTCTTGTCCATGGAGAGTATTTTGACACCAACTATGGCGATAACATCACA GTTACCAAGTACACTCTGGACTCCTCATCTGCTTGCTTCATCAACAACAGATTTGATGATAAAGATGTCAATGTGACCCTCGATGGAGCCACTCACCTCCTGCCTGCATGGTCAGTCAGCATCTTGCCTGACTGCAAGACTGTTGCCTTCAATAGCGCCAAG ATTAAGACCCAGACGTCTGTCATGGTGAAGAAACCCAACACggcggagcaggagcaggagagCCTAAAATGGTCTTGGATGCCTGAAAACTTGAGTCCTTTCATGACCGATGAGAAGGGCAACTTTAGGAAGAATGAGCTCTTGGAGCAGATCGTCACGTCAACCGATCAAAGTGATTACCTGTGGTACAGAAcaag tctTAATCACAAAGGAGAAGGGAGCTACAAATTGTACGTGAACACGACTGGCCATGAACTTTATGCCTTTGTGAACGGGAAGCTTATTG GGAAAAACCATTCTGCCGATGGAGATTTTGTCTTCCAACTAGAGTCGCCGGTGAAGCTCCATGATGGCAAGAACTACATCTCTCTTCTGAGTGCAACCGTTGGCCTCAAG AACTATGGCCCTTCGTTCGAAAAGATGCCCACGGGCATTGTTGGAGGCCCTGTTAAGCTGATAGACAGCAATGGCACCGCAATTGATCTCTCCAACAGCTCCTGGTCTTATAAG GCTGGCTTGGCTAGTGAGTACAGGCAGATCCATCTTGACAAGCCAGGCTACAAATGGAATGGCAACAATGGCACCATCCCCATCAACAGGCCTTTTACTTGGTACAAG GCTACATTTGAAGCTCCGTCCGGCGAggacgcggtggtggtggacctGCTGGGCTTGAACAAGGGCGTGGCGTGGGTGAACGGCAACAACCTCGGCCGCTACTGGCCGTCGTacacggcggcggagatggccggCTGCCACCGCTGCGACTACCGCGGCGCGTTCCAGGCGGAGGGCGACGGCACCAGGTGCCTCACGGGCTGCGGCGAGCCGTCGCAGCGCTACTACCACGTGCCGCgctccttcctcgccgccggcgagcccaaCACGCTGCTCCTCttcgaggaggccggcggcgaccccTCGGGCGTCGCCCTCCGCACCGTGGTGCCCGGCGCCGTGTGCACCTCCGGCGAGGCCGGGGACGCCGTCACGCtgtcgtgcggcggcggccacgccgTGTCGAGCGTCGACGTGGCCAGCTTCGGCGTGGGGCGCGGGCGGTGCGGCGCCTACGAGGGCGGGTGCGAGTCCAAGATGGCGTACGAGGCGTTCACGGCGGCGTGCGTCGGGAAGGAGTCGTGCACGGTGGAGATCACCGGCGcgttcgccggcgccgggtGCCTGTCCGGCGTGCTCACCGTCCAGGCCACTTGCTGA